Part of the Methanobrevibacter ruminantium genome, TTTTTTCTCTTTATGTGCAGTTATGATTGTATAGCTAGAAGCATTTACAGTGATTATAATCCCATCAACAGTTACATAATAATTCTTTCCTTTACGTTCAATAACTGCATTTTCCTGTTTTATTTTATCAATGCAATACTTTACAATGTCTTCAACATC contains:
- a CDS encoding DUF3781 domain-containing protein; amino-acid sequence: MELLRNLDKVHTTEMGVDRIKRNIEVDVEDIVKYCIDKIKQENAVIERKGKNYYVTVDGIIITVNASSYTIITAHKEKK